The genomic interval ACGAAATTGGACAACTACCCATTCGTAACCTGGTCATAGCGGGAAGCTACAATCATGTATTTTCAGCTTAAATAAGCTTTCAATTATTAAGCCAGCAGCAGGTTTTTACTATGCCTGTTTAGGTAAATTTAGACATTCTTTGACATGGAAAGATGGAATTATGTCTATTGTTCAAAAACACGTTTAAATTATACCATTACGTAATAAACAATCATGCAACGCGTTCCAAACATTTTTTTGCAGCGCGTTGCATGATTGTTTTAAATTGTCAGTAAACTACTTATCTGTGATTTCGTAAACAATGACTGAACATGGAGGCAGGTCAACCTGAATGCCACCGGATGTAATTTCGGAAGCAGGAATTATCCGTTTTAGTGCTGATGCCGGAAAAACGGGCTTTAATTTATAAGAGCTTGTTATGTTTAAATTAAATGAATTTGTCCAGGCATCCTGAGGAATTCGAACAGATGTTTCGTAGTTCTTTTCTTTATCAAAATTATAGATGAAAAGAAGCTTTTGATTGTCGGTGTAACGTACGTAACTGTAAATGCGGTCTTTATCATAATTATAACACTGCCCGTCAATATTAAAGTATTGAAGGTCATAAAACAGGCCAGCGTAAACCGCTTCGTTGTCAGTAACAAAGTGATTAAGGCTTTCATAAAATACCCGTAGCTCTTTCTGATTGCCAGTCAGTTTTTCAAGATTATATTTCCCGCCGTTAATCCATTGCTGAAATTCCGGAACGCCCCAATAATCAAATATAGTCGTGCGTCCGTCATTGCCCTGAAATCCTTCTGATTCAGTAGGAGTTACACCAATTTCCTGGCCAAAATACAGCATCAATGGTCCCGTATGCATGGTAGCGCTCAATGTCATGGCCGGTATAGCAACCCACGGATTACCCGCAAAATAAGTAGATGCAATACGCTGTTCGTCATGATTTTCTAAAAAACGAAGCATATTCTGACTAATATCGCCAGATTCCCTTTGCCATAAACGTGTAATATCTTCTGCACTTCCGCGGCCTTCCATCAGTTCCCTGAGCAGGTTGTACAATCCGACTTTATCGTACAGATAATCAAATTTTCCTATTTTGATGTAGTTGTGGTATTCATAGGAATTATAAATTTCTGCAATAAATATAATTTCAGGATTTACCTTTTTTATTTCAGGAATGACCCAGCCCCAAAATTCTACCGGCACCATCTCGGCCATGTCACATCTGAAACCATCCACTCCCTTTTTTGCCCAGAAAACAAGAATATCACGCATCTTCAACCAGGTAGATGGAACAGGGTCAAAATAACTTGCCCTGTTATTCAGATAATCCACGCCATAGTTCAGCTTTATCGTTTCGTACCAGTCATATTGGCTTGGCTGTGCCCGGAAAACATCATTTCCTGTTGCTTTTGCGGGCCGTTCGTGATATGGTGCATCTACTTTAACAGGCGGTTTGTGGCCTTCCGGAACAATAAAATCCTGCTGCGGAATATAGTAAAAGTTGTTCTGAGGATTAAAAGCAAGTGTTATATCGTCATCTTCGCCAAAATCCTTGACCCGGATGGAATCATCCGTGGAGCGAATAATAGAATGATACTGGCGGGCAACATGATTGGGTACAAAATCTATAATTACTTTCAGGTTATGCTGATGCGTTCTGTTTACCAATGCTTCAAACTCACTCATTCTGTTAGTTACAACAACAGCCAGATCAGGATCAACATCGTAATAATCTTTAATTGCATAGGGAGAGCCGGCGATTCCTTTCACGATAAGCGGATGGTCATTTGGAATTCCGTATTGGGAGTAATCGGTTAAGGTGGCATGTTTTATCACACCTGTATACCATATATGTGTACTTCCAAATTCTTTCAGAGCGGCAAGCGCGGTATCTGTAAAATCATTGAACTTACCAGAGCCGTTTTCTTCTATGCTGCCAAAATATTTATTCGTTGTATTCTGATTGCCAAATAATCTTGTAAAAACCTGATAGACGATGAATTTATCTTTGTTAATTCCTGATTGAGCCATTTTATTTTTAATAGATTGATGCTGATTGATTTCTTCTAACTTCTACACAAATCGTCATTTTATTGCACAAACTGATGTTTCTACATTACTTATCTGACATTTGGTTTTACATCTGTTTTACTTTTTGCAGAGCAAAGTGTATAGTTACAACCGTGCCATTGCAAAGTCTTCTACTTTCGTTCCTATTATTTTTTACTATTTTGCAAGATATTAAATTTGAAATGATATGCCCGCAATTAAAGCTTGCCTTTTTGATCTTGACGGAGTTATTGTAGATACTGCCAGATTTCATTATATCGCCTGGCGCCAGTTGGCCAATGACCTTGGATTTGATTTAAGTGAAGAGGAAAACGAAAAGTTAAAAGGAATAAGCCGCATGGAATCGCTGGAAATTATCCTGGCAATCGGTGGAGTGGAATTAAGTGAAGAAGAAAAATCAGAACGTGCTGCTGTTAAAAATACCAGATACCTGGAACTTTGCATGCAAATGACACCGGACGATACATTACCGGGAGTACGCCGGTTTTTGGACGAATTGAAATCAGCTTCTATTAAAATCGGTCTGGGATCGGCGAGTAAAAATGCAAAAGTAATATTGGATAGAATTGATATGTTGTCCTACTTCGAAACCATTGTGGATGGCAACCGGGTTACAAAAGGCAAGCCGGATCCACAGGTATTTTTGATGGGAGCAGCGGATTTGCAAACATTACCTGAGAATTCTGTGGTTTTTGAAGATGCAGTTGCGGGAGTTCAGTCGGCGAAAGCGGCCGGAATGCTGGCAGTTGGGATCGGTGAAAAATCGGTACTGACAGAAGCGGATATCGTTGTTCCCGGATTCAGGGATTTTCAACTGGCCGATCTCCTGGAAGCATTTGAAAAGTAAAATGACTTTTCTATAATCTGTTTTGAAATAATTGATCAAAAAGCCGTTGGTTCACAGCTGACAGCTGATAGCTAATAAAAAAATGAAAAATTATATAACACACGATGAATGGTGCATAGTCGAAGATGGCTTTCATGCTGCCAATAATGAAATTACCGAAAGTTTGATGAGCCTGGGAAATGGACGTATGGGTCAGAGAGGTAATTTCGAAGAAAAATATTCCGGTAAAACTTTACAGGGAAATTATGTTGCAGGCGTATATTTTCCTGACAAAACAAGGGTAGGCTGGTGGAAAAACGGCTACCCCGATTATTTTGCCAAAGTGCTCAATGCCTGTAACTGGATTGGGATTGATGTCAAAATAGGGGATGAAGTCCTGGATCTGAACACTTGCGAAGTAGAAGATTTTCGCCGTGTACTCAACATGAAAGAAGGTGTTCTGGAACGAAATGCAACAGTGATTTTACCAGATGGAAAACGTCTTAAAATTCATTCAAAACGGTTTTGCAGCATGGCCGATGACCAGTCGGGTGCTATCAGATATAGCCTTACACCGCTGAATTTTAGTGATAACTTTGTCGTAACTCCTTATCTGGATGGCAACATTCGTAACCGCGATTCCAATTACGACGAAACTTTCTGGGATGAGATTCATAAAGAAACAAGTTTTTCAGAAGGCTATCTGATCCTGGAAACAAAAAAGAATCCGTACGGTGTAGAACAATTCCAGGTTGCTACCGGCATGGCATTCGATATCAGGATCAATGACCTTAAAACAGATTACCAGTCCTTACCTGTAAGGCAGGAAAAATATGTTGCAGGAACGGTACACCTTCATGTTCAGGAAGGAAAAGAACTTGTAGTTTACAAATATGGCGTAAATCTGTCTTCAACCAATTATTCTCCGGAATCCATACTCGCAGAAACCAAAACGTATCTGGCTGCCATTTACAGAAAGGGTTTTGATCAGTTATTATCTGAACAAATTGAGGCCTGGGCGGAGAAATGGGAGAAAAATGATATTACTATTGATGGAGATATTGCTGCTCAGCAGGGTATCCGGTTCAATATTTTTCATCTTGGACAAACCTATACGGGAGAAGATGAGCGCCTGAATATCGGGCCAAAAGGATTTACCGGAGAAAAATACGGCGGAAGTACCTATTGGGATACCGAGGCATATTGTATACCTTTTTATCTGGCAACAGCAGAACAGAAAGTCGCGCGCAATTTATTGGTTTACAGATATAAACATTTGCAAAAAGCCATCGAAAATGCTGAAAAACTAGGTTTTAAGGACGGAGCCGCACTTTATCCGATGGTAACGATCAATGGTGAAGAATGTCATAATGAGTGGGAAATTACTTTTGAAGAGATCCACCGGAACGGCGCGATTGCTTATGCCATTTATGATTACACAAAATATACAGGCGACGAAACTTACTTACACGAATTCGGCCTGGAAGTACTGATCGGTATTTCAAGGTTCTGGAAGCAAAGAATTAATTGGTCTAAGGAAAAAGGACAGTACGTAATGCTGGGAGTAACAGGCCCAAATGAATACGAAAATAACGTAAACAACAACTGGTATACCAATTACATTGCTTGCTGGACACTGCGCTATACCCTGGAAGCAATTGGCAAGCTGTGGACAACCAATACAACCCGGCTGAATGAAATTATTATCCAGACCCATTTTAACCTGAATAGCGAAATGGCTGACTGGAAGCATATTGTAGACAATATGCACTATCCGTATGACAGCACTAAAAAAGTCTATTTACAACAGCAGGGTTTTTTAGATAAAGAGATACTGACTGTGGACGATATTGCAGATCAGCGCCCTATTAACCAGAACTGGTCATGGGACAGGATATTGAGATCGTGTTTTATCAAACAGGCTGATGTATTACAGGGTTTATATTTCTTTGAAGATGAATTTAACCTGGATGATATAAAGAGAAATTTTGAGTTCTACGAGCCCATGACGGTTCACGAATCTTCACTTTCTCCGTGTGTACATGCCATACTGGCTGCAAAAATAGGTTTTAAGGATAAGGCATACGAAATGTATGTACGCACAGCGAGGCTTGATCTGGACGATTATAATAACGATACAGAAGACGGCCTGCACATTACTTCCATGGCTGGAACCTGGATGAGTGTTGTAAAAGGTTTTGCGGGACAACGGATTAAAAACGGGATTTTGGAGCTGAATCCTTACATACCAGCTCAGTGGAATGCGTATTCGTTCAGGATTGGATTTCAGGGGTCATGGTTAAAGATTGAGGTTACGCAGGATGGTGTGATGGTCCAGAATACGTCCGAAAAGGATCTGACTTTATGCATTCACGATCAGAAGCTTTTCGTGGCAGCGAATGCGACGGTATTTAAACAGGCCATTTAAATAATGAAACAAGGCAGTAATTTTAGTTAACTCATTACTTAGTAAATTAATATTTTAACTAACTATTGCACCATGAGAAGGATTTTTTTACTGCCTTGTTTTATATTATGACTGTCTTTTCAGTATTCAGTCAAAGTGCTAACTCTTTGTCTCAGCAAGAAAAAAGGAAGGCTGGAAATTACTTTTTACAGGAAAAGACTTTAAAGGATGGCATGCATACGGAGGAAACATACCTGGTTCAGCCTGGAAAATTGATCAGGGTGCTATAAAGCTGGATGTTCCTGAACGTGCCGGAAACAAGGCAAAAAATGGAGGCGATATTGTTACAGACCAGGTCATCAATGGCGACTTTGAATTTAAAGCCGATTGGAAAGTGAGCAAGTTTGCTAACAGCGGGATATTTTTCTTTGTGAAAGAAGATCCAAAGTACAAGAACATGCATGATACCGGACTGGAATTACAGGTAACTGATAATGCTATTTATGATGGTGCTAAGGAAAATACACATCGCGCTGGTGATTTTTTCAGCGTAGCCAATGCACGGCTTCGGGAAATTAATCCGGTTGGCGAGTGGAACCAGGTACATTTTATCATGAAAAAGAATCAATTAACAGTATATCTGAATGGTTTTATGGTTCAGGAACACGATATCGCTGGTGCAGACTGGAAAAAGCGTATTTCAGAAAGCAGTTTGAAAAATGCACCTGTTGCAAAAGGTGTATATTCCGGCCTGATCGGTTTGCAGGATTGGGGCAGCAGCGTCTGGTACCGGAATGTTAAAATCCGCGTTTATAATTAGTAGTAATATTATTATGGAATTAAATTATATTTTACGTTTAAAGTAATAATATTTGTTATTCGAAATTGATTTTCTAATTCATTTCTGGTAGGTTAGTAGTTGCGCCACCCTCTCATGTTATGGTCTTGAACGGTTACAAACTACTCTTTTTTGTCTTGCTGACGGTCGCCGTTTCCTACAAGCCTTGCTCAGCGCAGGATTTTAGTGAATGCCAGAGACTGGTCAAAGAACTATTGCCGGTTTTCAACCAGTCGTTTGAAGATAACGACCCTACTTTACTTCACGACGAAACCTATCAGCGTACTTTACGCCAGCTACAGGTAGCTTTTACAAAATACAATAAGGAATCCTTTTTATCTTCGGATTCAGTACAGCGGATGAATAATGAGGCAGTAATATTGGCCTTGTCAGGTAATCCATACAAAGCCATGCACATGATGGAAGATCTGGAATTAGCCGGTCAGGATGCTTATTTTCATTATAACCGTGGATTGTTCAGCTTACTGAGCGGAAAATACCAGGCAGCGAGAAATGATTTTGCTGATGCTCCGTCCAATTCCCAGGCGAATCTGAATATGCTTTTTTCGTATGCCAAACAGAAAAAGTATCTGGAAGGAAAAGATTTTGCATCCACAGCATCCGGCAAAAATTCCGGAGGAAAGTGGAATTATAATGTAGGTATGATCCACAAATTTGACGGTAATTTCCCCGAAGCAGTTGATGAAATTTCTTCTGCCATCCGTCAGAAAGATGACGTAATTGCTTACCGTTTGCAAAGAGGAGATTTGCTCATGAGGATTGGCAGCCAGAAAAAAGCGGTAAAGGATTTTGAAAAAGTTGCCAGACGCCATCCAAAAGCACAGATCAGATATGCCAATGCATTATTATCTCTCAGCCGGTTTGAAGAGGCAAAGG from Dyadobacter sp. NIV53 carries:
- a CDS encoding glycoside hydrolase family 65 protein: MKNYITHDEWCIVEDGFHAANNEITESLMSLGNGRMGQRGNFEEKYSGKTLQGNYVAGVYFPDKTRVGWWKNGYPDYFAKVLNACNWIGIDVKIGDEVLDLNTCEVEDFRRVLNMKEGVLERNATVILPDGKRLKIHSKRFCSMADDQSGAIRYSLTPLNFSDNFVVTPYLDGNIRNRDSNYDETFWDEIHKETSFSEGYLILETKKNPYGVEQFQVATGMAFDIRINDLKTDYQSLPVRQEKYVAGTVHLHVQEGKELVVYKYGVNLSSTNYSPESILAETKTYLAAIYRKGFDQLLSEQIEAWAEKWEKNDITIDGDIAAQQGIRFNIFHLGQTYTGEDERLNIGPKGFTGEKYGGSTYWDTEAYCIPFYLATAEQKVARNLLVYRYKHLQKAIENAEKLGFKDGAALYPMVTINGEECHNEWEITFEEIHRNGAIAYAIYDYTKYTGDETYLHEFGLEVLIGISRFWKQRINWSKEKGQYVMLGVTGPNEYENNVNNNWYTNYIACWTLRYTLEAIGKLWTTNTTRLNEIIIQTHFNLNSEMADWKHIVDNMHYPYDSTKKVYLQQQGFLDKEILTVDDIADQRPINQNWSWDRILRSCFIKQADVLQGLYFFEDEFNLDDIKRNFEFYEPMTVHESSLSPCVHAILAAKIGFKDKAYEMYVRTARLDLDDYNNDTEDGLHITSMAGTWMSVVKGFAGQRIKNGILELNPYIPAQWNAYSFRIGFQGSWLKIEVTQDGVMVQNTSEKDLTLCIHDQKLFVAANATVFKQAI
- the pgmB gene encoding beta-phosphoglucomutase, whose protein sequence is MPAIKACLFDLDGVIVDTARFHYIAWRQLANDLGFDLSEEENEKLKGISRMESLEIILAIGGVELSEEEKSERAAVKNTRYLELCMQMTPDDTLPGVRRFLDELKSASIKIGLGSASKNAKVILDRIDMLSYFETIVDGNRVTKGKPDPQVFLMGAADLQTLPENSVVFEDAVAGVQSAKAAGMLAVGIGEKSVLTEADIVVPGFRDFQLADLLEAFEK
- a CDS encoding alpha-amylase family protein, coding for MAQSGINKDKFIVYQVFTRLFGNQNTTNKYFGSIEENGSGKFNDFTDTALAALKEFGSTHIWYTGVIKHATLTDYSQYGIPNDHPLIVKGIAGSPYAIKDYYDVDPDLAVVVTNRMSEFEALVNRTHQHNLKVIIDFVPNHVARQYHSIIRSTDDSIRVKDFGEDDDITLAFNPQNNFYYIPQQDFIVPEGHKPPVKVDAPYHERPAKATGNDVFRAQPSQYDWYETIKLNYGVDYLNNRASYFDPVPSTWLKMRDILVFWAKKGVDGFRCDMAEMVPVEFWGWVIPEIKKVNPEIIFIAEIYNSYEYHNYIKIGKFDYLYDKVGLYNLLRELMEGRGSAEDITRLWQRESGDISQNMLRFLENHDEQRIASTYFAGNPWVAIPAMTLSATMHTGPLMLYFGQEIGVTPTESEGFQGNDGRTTIFDYWGVPEFQQWINGGKYNLEKLTGNQKELRVFYESLNHFVTDNEAVYAGLFYDLQYFNIDGQCYNYDKDRIYSYVRYTDNQKLLFIYNFDKEKNYETSVRIPQDAWTNSFNLNITSSYKLKPVFPASALKRIIPASEITSGGIQVDLPPCSVIVYEITDK